From Micrococcus porci, one genomic window encodes:
- the glgA gene encoding glycogen synthase yields MRIDIVTKEFPPTIYGGAGVHVAELTRVLSSRADVHVHAFGGAREPDYHGATVTSYAQPAGFESANGAVQTLVTDLDIVGDLDGADVIHSHTWYANMAGHLGGLMHGVPHVLSAHSLEPLRPWKAEQLGGGYALSSWAESTAYHGAAAVIAVSEGMRRDILRCYPDVDPAKVHTVHNGIDTQLWTPQTGTDALTKYGIDPDRPSVAFVGRITRQKGVPHLLRAALQLPEDVQLVLCVGAADTPELAREVEGLIGRLRAEREGVVVVEGMIPRGEVTQILSAATVFACPSIYEPLGIVNLEAMACGTAVVASAVGGIPEVVDDGVTGLLVPVEQADDGTGTPVDEEKFAADLAKALSTVLADPERATAMGEAGRARAIEHFSWETIADRTMEVYAAVAR; encoded by the coding sequence GTGCGCATCGACATCGTGACCAAAGAGTTCCCCCCGACCATCTACGGCGGCGCCGGCGTCCACGTGGCCGAGCTGACCCGTGTCCTCTCCTCCCGCGCCGACGTGCACGTCCACGCCTTCGGCGGCGCCCGCGAACCCGACTACCACGGGGCCACGGTGACCTCGTACGCCCAGCCCGCCGGCTTCGAGTCCGCCAACGGCGCGGTCCAGACGCTCGTCACCGACCTGGACATCGTCGGGGACCTCGACGGGGCGGACGTCATCCACTCCCACACCTGGTACGCCAACATGGCCGGTCACCTGGGCGGGCTGATGCACGGCGTGCCGCACGTGCTCTCGGCGCACTCGCTGGAGCCGCTCCGCCCCTGGAAGGCCGAGCAGCTCGGCGGCGGCTACGCCCTCTCCAGCTGGGCCGAGTCCACGGCCTACCACGGAGCCGCCGCGGTCATCGCGGTGTCCGAGGGCATGCGCCGGGACATCCTGCGCTGCTACCCGGACGTCGACCCCGCCAAGGTGCACACGGTGCACAACGGCATCGACACGCAGCTGTGGACCCCGCAGACCGGCACCGACGCCCTCACGAAGTACGGCATCGATCCGGACAGGCCCTCCGTGGCCTTCGTCGGCCGCATCACCCGGCAGAAGGGCGTGCCCCACCTGCTGCGCGCGGCCCTCCAGCTCCCCGAGGACGTGCAGCTCGTGCTGTGCGTCGGCGCCGCGGACACCCCCGAGCTCGCCCGCGAGGTCGAGGGCCTGATCGGCCGGCTGCGCGCCGAGCGCGAGGGCGTCGTCGTGGTGGAGGGCATGATCCCGCGCGGCGAGGTCACGCAGATCCTCTCCGCCGCCACCGTGTTCGCCTGCCCCTCGATCTACGAGCCCCTCGGGATCGTCAACCTCGAGGCCATGGCCTGCGGCACCGCGGTCGTCGCCTCGGCGGTGGGCGGCATCCCCGAGGTCGTGGACGACGGCGTCACGGGCCTGCTCGTGCCCGTGGAGCAGGCCGACGACGGCACCGGCACCCCCGTGGACGAGGAGAAGTTCGCCGCCGACCTCGCGAAGGCGCTCTCCACCGTCCTGGCCGACCCCGAACGGGCCACGGCGATGGGCGAGGCGGGGCGCGCCCGCGCGATCGAGCACTTCTCCTGGGAGACCATCGCGGACCGCACCATGGAGGTCTACGCGGCGGTCGCCCGCTGA
- the glgC gene encoding glucose-1-phosphate adenylyltransferase codes for MVEKKVLSVVLAGGEGKRLMPLTADRAKPAVPFGGEYRLIDFALSNLVNSRFREIVVLTQYKSHSLDRHISETWRMSTMLNNYVATVPAQQRRGKDWFTGSANAIYQSMNLISDARPDIVVVIGADHVYHMDFQQMVDHHVASGAKATVAAVRQPLELADQFGVIETDATDPGRITAFVEKPATTPGLADDPAQFLASMGNYVFDTDALVEALNADDANPESNNDMGGDIVPYFVGRGEAGVYDFTTNEVPGGTPGKHYWRDVGTLDSYYDAHMDLVQPWPEFNLYNRAWPLYTRQSVSPPAKLVRSASRRPGTAGDSILAQGVVISGGTVAQSVLSTDVRVGNEAWVEQSVLLDSVTVGEGAHVRNAIIDKNVVIPAGARIGFDRAEDEANGYTVTDSGLTVLSKNQRVPDPR; via the coding sequence ATGGTGGAGAAGAAGGTCCTCTCTGTGGTTCTCGCGGGAGGCGAGGGCAAGCGGCTCATGCCCCTGACGGCGGACCGCGCCAAGCCGGCCGTGCCGTTCGGCGGTGAGTACCGGCTGATCGACTTCGCGCTCTCCAACCTGGTGAACTCGCGCTTCCGCGAGATCGTCGTGCTGACGCAGTACAAGTCGCACTCCCTGGACCGCCACATCTCGGAGACCTGGCGCATGTCCACCATGCTGAACAACTACGTGGCCACGGTCCCGGCCCAGCAGCGGCGCGGCAAGGACTGGTTCACGGGCTCGGCCAACGCGATCTACCAGTCGATGAACCTCATCTCCGACGCGCGGCCGGACATCGTCGTCGTCATCGGCGCGGACCACGTCTACCACATGGACTTCCAGCAGATGGTGGACCACCACGTCGCCTCCGGGGCGAAGGCCACGGTGGCAGCGGTCCGTCAGCCGCTGGAGCTGGCCGACCAGTTCGGCGTCATCGAGACCGACGCCACGGACCCCGGGCGCATCACGGCGTTCGTGGAGAAGCCGGCCACCACGCCGGGCCTGGCGGACGATCCGGCCCAGTTCCTCGCGTCCATGGGCAACTACGTGTTCGACACGGACGCGCTCGTCGAGGCCCTCAACGCCGACGACGCCAACCCGGAGTCCAACAACGACATGGGCGGCGACATCGTCCCCTACTTCGTCGGGCGCGGCGAGGCCGGCGTCTACGACTTCACCACCAACGAGGTGCCCGGCGGCACCCCCGGCAAGCACTACTGGCGGGACGTCGGCACCTTGGACTCCTACTACGACGCACACATGGACCTCGTGCAGCCGTGGCCGGAGTTCAACCTCTACAACCGCGCCTGGCCGCTCTACACCCGCCAGTCGGTGTCCCCGCCCGCCAAGCTCGTGCGATCGGCCTCGCGCCGACCCGGCACCGCCGGCGACTCCATCCTGGCCCAGGGCGTCGTGATCTCGGGCGGCACCGTCGCGCAGTCGGTGCTCTCCACGGACGTGCGCGTCGGCAACGAGGCGTGGGTGGAGCAGTCGGTGCTGCTGGACTCCGTGACCGTCGGCGAGGGCGCGCACGTGCGCAACGCCATCATCGACAAGAACGTGGTCATCCCGGCCGGCGCCCGCATCGGCTTCGACCGCGCCGAGGACGAGGCGAACGGCTACACCGTCACCGACTCCGGCCTGACGGTGCTGTCCAAGAACCAGCGGGTCCCCGACCCCCGCTGA